A single window of Mustela erminea isolate mMusErm1 chromosome 4, mMusErm1.Pri, whole genome shotgun sequence DNA harbors:
- the PSORS1C2 gene encoding psoriasis susceptibility 1 candidate gene 2 protein, whose translation MMLNWKLLGILVLYLCAGGISGSGEHPPPPPTEAGEEEGSPTLPHGPPIPGDPWPGAPPLFEDPPPPGPSRPSRDLPESGVWPPEPLRTDPPQPPRPDDPWPAGPQPPENPWPPAPEVDHGSQEEPDLDPPQEEYR comes from the exons ATGATGCTCAACTGGAAGCTGCTGGGGATCCTGGTCCTTTACCTGTGTGCCGGAG GCATCTCAGGCAGTGGagagcacccccctcccccacccacagaggctggagaggaggagggctcCCCAACATTGCCTCACGGGCCCCCAATCCCTGGTGATCCCTGGCCAGGAGCACCCCCTCTCTTTGAGGACCCTCCACCTCCAGGCCCCAGTCGTCCCTCGAGAGACCTGCCAGAATCTGGAGTCTGGCCTCCTGAGCCCTTGAGAACCGATCCTCCTCAACCTCCCCGGCCTGATGACCCCTGGCCAGCAGGACCCCAGCCTCCAGAAAacccctggcctcctgcccctgAAGTGGACCATGGATCTCAAGAGGAGCCAGACCTTGACCCACCGCAGGAAGAGTACAGATAA